In one window of Nocardiopsis aegyptia DNA:
- a CDS encoding S1 family peptidase, with the protein MRSSVIPIAVVGAGALALGAALAVVPNAGGEPVPAETVADEQAMTMQDALEQDLGLTPFGAEELLRAQEEALAVEAEAAEAAGEAYGGSLFDAETRELTVLVTDPAYVEPVEAAGAGAEVVDHGTDGLARVSRELGEAGPPDGVVGWYPDIASDTVVIEALEGADTGSLVEAAGVDASAVRVEEVDERPETYADIVGGQAYFMGGGRCSVGFAVTDGAGAPGFVTAGHCGTAGTPAESGDGTGSGVFEESVFPGSDGAFVRATSNWNPTNLVEGADQAVTGAEQAPVGAAVCRSGSTTGWHCGTIEARGQTVTYPQGTVEGLTRTDVCAEPGDSGGSFVSGSQAQGVTSGGSGDCTSGGTTFYQEAGPLLSAWDLSLVTG; encoded by the coding sequence ATGAGATCCTCCGTGATCCCCATCGCGGTGGTCGGCGCCGGCGCGCTCGCGCTCGGCGCCGCCCTCGCGGTGGTACCGAACGCGGGCGGAGAACCCGTCCCGGCCGAGACCGTCGCCGACGAGCAGGCCATGACGATGCAGGACGCGCTGGAGCAGGACCTCGGCCTCACCCCGTTCGGGGCCGAAGAGCTGCTCCGTGCACAGGAGGAGGCCCTGGCCGTCGAGGCCGAGGCGGCCGAGGCCGCAGGCGAGGCCTACGGCGGCTCGCTGTTCGACGCCGAGACCCGCGAACTGACCGTCCTGGTGACCGACCCGGCCTACGTGGAGCCGGTCGAGGCCGCGGGCGCGGGAGCCGAGGTCGTCGACCACGGGACAGACGGCCTGGCCCGGGTGTCCCGGGAACTGGGCGAGGCCGGACCCCCGGACGGCGTCGTGGGCTGGTATCCGGACATCGCGAGCGACACCGTCGTCATCGAGGCCCTGGAGGGGGCCGACACCGGGTCCCTCGTCGAGGCCGCGGGCGTCGACGCCTCCGCCGTCCGGGTCGAGGAGGTCGACGAGCGGCCCGAGACCTACGCCGACATCGTCGGCGGGCAGGCCTACTTCATGGGCGGCGGCCGGTGCTCGGTCGGCTTCGCGGTCACCGACGGCGCCGGCGCGCCCGGATTCGTCACGGCGGGCCACTGCGGTACGGCGGGCACCCCGGCCGAGAGCGGTGACGGCACCGGCTCCGGTGTCTTCGAGGAGTCCGTGTTCCCGGGCAGCGACGGCGCGTTCGTGCGCGCGACGTCGAACTGGAACCCGACCAATCTCGTCGAGGGCGCCGACCAGGCCGTGACCGGGGCCGAGCAGGCTCCCGTCGGTGCGGCCGTGTGCCGCTCGGGCTCCACGACCGGGTGGCACTGCGGCACCATCGAGGCCCGCGGCCAGACGGTGACCTACCCGCAGGGCACCGTCGAGGGCCTGACTCGCACGGACGTGTGCGCCGAGCCCGGCGACTCCGGCGGCTCGTTCGTCTCCGGGTCGCAGGCCCAGGGCGTGACCTCCGGCGGCTCGGGCGACTGCACCAGCGGAGGGACGACCTTCTACCAGGAGGCCGGCCCGCTGCTGAGCGCGTGGGACCTGAGCCTGGTCACCGGCTAA
- a CDS encoding S1 family peptidase has protein sequence MRPSPVISAIGTGALAFGLALTMAPGALAAPAAAPSAPTPDDNASSMLEALAQDLDLSTPQAEELLEAQEAALDVDAEATEAAGDAYGGSLFDIDTRELTVLVTDADAVSAVEAAGAEATVVDHGLDGLEEVVEDLNAADAQEGVVGWYPDVESDTVVVEVLEGSDADVDALVEAAGVDASAVQVEEVDEQAETYANIVGGLAYYMGGRCSVGFPATNSSGQPGFVTAGHCGDVGTRVTIGNGTGVFERSVFPGNDAAFVRGTSNFTLYNLVYRYNSGGYQSVTGTSQAPIGSAVCRSGSTTGWHCGTIQARNQTVRYPQGTVYSLTRTNVCAEPGDSGGSFISGTQAQGVTSGGSGNCSSGGTTYYQEVAPMISSWGVNIRTS, from the coding sequence ATGCGACCCTCCCCCGTTATCTCCGCCATCGGCACCGGCGCCCTGGCGTTCGGTCTCGCCCTCACCATGGCACCGGGAGCCCTCGCGGCACCGGCCGCCGCGCCTTCGGCCCCCACCCCCGACGACAACGCCTCCAGCATGCTGGAGGCACTGGCCCAGGACCTCGATCTGTCCACCCCACAGGCAGAAGAGCTCCTTGAGGCGCAGGAGGCGGCACTGGACGTCGACGCCGAGGCCACCGAGGCCGCGGGCGACGCCTACGGCGGCTCCCTGTTCGACATCGACACCCGTGAACTCACCGTCCTGGTGACCGACGCCGACGCCGTGTCCGCGGTCGAGGCGGCCGGCGCCGAGGCCACCGTCGTCGACCACGGCCTCGACGGACTCGAAGAGGTCGTCGAGGACCTCAACGCCGCCGACGCCCAGGAGGGCGTCGTGGGCTGGTACCCGGACGTGGAGAGCGACACCGTCGTCGTCGAGGTCCTGGAGGGCTCCGACGCCGACGTCGACGCCCTCGTCGAGGCCGCCGGCGTGGACGCCTCCGCGGTCCAGGTCGAGGAGGTCGACGAGCAGGCCGAGACCTACGCCAACATCGTCGGCGGTCTGGCCTACTACATGGGCGGACGCTGCTCCGTCGGCTTCCCGGCCACCAACAGCTCCGGCCAGCCCGGGTTCGTCACCGCCGGCCACTGCGGCGACGTCGGCACCCGCGTCACCATCGGCAACGGCACCGGCGTCTTCGAGCGCTCGGTCTTCCCCGGCAACGACGCGGCCTTCGTCCGCGGCACGTCCAACTTCACCCTCTACAACCTCGTCTACCGCTACAACTCCGGCGGCTACCAGTCCGTGACCGGCACCTCCCAGGCACCGATCGGCTCGGCCGTGTGCCGCTCGGGCTCCACCACCGGCTGGCACTGCGGCACCATCCAGGCCCGCAACCAGACCGTCCGCTACCCGCAGGGCACCGTCTACTCGCTCACCCGCACCAACGTGTGCGCCGAGCCCGGCGACTCCGGCGGTTCGTTCATCTCCGGCACGCAGGCCCAGGGCGTCACCTCCGGCGGCTCGGGCAACTGCTCCTCCGGCGGCACGACCTACTACCAGGAGGTCGCGCCGATGATCAGCTCGTGGGGCGTGAACATCCGCACGAGCTGA
- a CDS encoding amidohydrolase produces MSALLIHNANVLTMDDANPRAAAVAVREGRVRLAGTAEQARAAAGPGAVEVDAGGRTVIPGFIDPHNHLLSTAESLAAVDAGYPRVGSAADLVRVVAEEAARTPAGQWIRAFHMDDAKYPGGRPTRRHLDEATDEHPVIVYHVSGHQAVVNSAALAWSGITENVTDPAGGSFVRDEAGRLTGMVLDSAMELLLPLAVDIGCHGPNFHTALPADQLLGWLSDAAGPYLSAGVTTVCDPQVSARELRVYRAARAAGTLPLRTFGMPLSHQLDALTSAGLASPFGDDWLRLTGMKFYSDGTLLGGTAKFSVPYGEHGEFAGSLYHDPDRLVDLVTRAAGEGWQVAIHTQGDAAMEHTLAAIASAARVSGPDARPRVEHCGYPTPEQAKRFTDHGVIPVNQPNFLHDSGGDFLRRLGERAHRLQPMREEIDLGLRPVLSSDSFVSSLRPMDTVANAVCRTTREGLEIGADQAVTLHEALRAHTLDAAHALGVEDRLGALRPGYLADLVVLDADVETMDADRLRTVGAWLTVLDGEVVHGAG; encoded by the coding sequence GTGTCCGCTCTGCTCATCCACAATGCCAACGTCCTGACCATGGACGACGCCAATCCCCGGGCTGCCGCCGTGGCCGTGCGGGAGGGACGGGTCCGCCTCGCCGGGACCGCCGAACAGGCTCGTGCCGCGGCCGGGCCGGGGGCGGTGGAGGTGGACGCGGGCGGCCGTACCGTCATCCCCGGGTTCATCGACCCCCACAACCACCTGCTGTCCACGGCCGAGTCCCTGGCGGCCGTGGACGCGGGCTACCCGCGGGTGGGCAGCGCAGCCGACCTGGTCCGCGTGGTCGCTGAGGAGGCCGCCCGCACCCCGGCGGGCCAGTGGATCCGCGCCTTCCACATGGACGACGCCAAGTACCCGGGCGGGCGGCCCACCCGCCGCCACCTGGACGAGGCCACCGACGAGCACCCGGTGATCGTCTACCACGTCTCCGGCCACCAGGCGGTGGTCAACTCCGCGGCGCTGGCCTGGAGCGGGATCACCGAGAACGTCACCGACCCGGCCGGGGGTTCGTTCGTCCGCGACGAGGCGGGCCGGCTGACGGGCATGGTCCTGGACTCGGCGATGGAGCTGCTGCTGCCGCTGGCGGTGGACATCGGCTGCCACGGCCCCAACTTCCACACCGCCCTGCCCGCCGACCAGCTGCTGGGCTGGCTCTCCGACGCGGCGGGCCCGTACCTGTCCGCCGGTGTGACCACGGTGTGCGACCCCCAGGTCTCCGCCCGCGAGCTGCGCGTGTACCGGGCCGCCCGCGCGGCGGGGACGCTGCCGCTGCGCACCTTCGGCATGCCCCTGTCGCACCAGCTGGACGCGCTCACCAGCGCCGGGCTCGCCAGTCCCTTCGGTGACGACTGGCTGCGCCTGACCGGTATGAAGTTCTACTCCGACGGCACGCTGCTCGGCGGCACCGCGAAGTTCTCCGTCCCCTACGGCGAGCACGGCGAGTTCGCGGGCAGCCTCTACCACGACCCGGACCGGCTGGTGGACCTGGTCACCCGGGCGGCCGGCGAGGGCTGGCAGGTGGCGATCCACACCCAGGGCGACGCCGCCATGGAGCACACCCTGGCCGCGATCGCCTCGGCCGCGCGGGTCTCGGGACCGGACGCGCGCCCGCGCGTGGAGCACTGCGGCTATCCCACCCCGGAGCAGGCCAAGCGCTTCACCGACCACGGGGTGATCCCGGTCAACCAGCCCAACTTCCTGCACGACAGCGGCGGCGACTTCCTGCGCCGGCTGGGGGAGCGCGCGCACCGGCTCCAGCCCATGCGCGAGGAGATCGACCTGGGGCTGCGGCCCGTGCTGTCCAGCGACTCCTTCGTCTCCAGCCTGCGCCCGATGGACACCGTGGCCAACGCGGTGTGCCGTACCACCCGGGAGGGGCTGGAGATCGGGGCCGACCAGGCGGTGACGCTGCACGAGGCGCTGCGCGCGCACACCCTTGACGCCGCCCACGCCCTCGGGGTGGAGGACCGCCTGGGGGCGCTGCGGCCGGGATACCTGGCCGATCTGGTGGTGCTCGACGCCGACGTGGAGACGATGGACGCCGACCGGCTGCGCACGGTGGGAGCGTGGCTGACCGTCCTGGACGGGGAGGTCGTGCACGGGGCCGGTTGA
- a CDS encoding MFS transporter, whose translation MTHRTSLTSAHPARAATAAFVGTTIEWFDFYIYATAASLVFATMFFPEGVDPVVGLMASFATFSVGFFARPLGGIVFGHFGDRLGRKSALVVTLLMMGTATFCVGLLPTYEQVGFVAPLLLVVLRFVQGIAVGGEWGGAVLMAVEHAPERHKTFYGSFAQLGNPAGALLATGSFGLITAWDTDLLYTWGWRLPFLASIVLVLVGLFIRLKVEESPVFAAVQEGTGEPEGLPVREAVRTSWRSLLLGIGVLPVAVGGYYVVTTFLQAYGVTEVGISEQVILNGLTLAAFVELVATLGVSWLGDRFGTVRVVTVGLAAVAVLALPQFLVMSTGSTALILLMLCVMRLAMATVYGPIARVLAQMYPPRVRYTAISIAYQVAGALFGGLSPLVCTALFAATGSILPVVGLLVAMALVSIVCLHRAPRHRDAELLSA comes from the coding sequence ATGACACACCGCACATCCCTCACGTCCGCCCACCCCGCGCGGGCGGCGACGGCGGCCTTCGTCGGCACGACCATCGAATGGTTCGACTTCTACATCTACGCCACCGCCGCGAGCCTGGTCTTCGCGACGATGTTCTTCCCCGAGGGCGTCGACCCCGTCGTCGGGCTGATGGCGTCGTTCGCGACCTTCTCGGTCGGCTTCTTCGCCCGACCGCTCGGCGGCATCGTCTTCGGGCACTTCGGCGACCGGCTGGGCCGCAAGTCGGCCCTGGTCGTCACCCTGCTGATGATGGGCACGGCCACGTTCTGCGTGGGCCTGCTGCCCACCTACGAGCAGGTCGGGTTCGTCGCGCCCCTGCTCCTGGTCGTCCTGCGCTTCGTCCAGGGCATCGCCGTGGGCGGCGAGTGGGGCGGCGCGGTCCTGATGGCCGTGGAGCACGCGCCGGAGAGGCACAAGACCTTCTACGGCTCCTTCGCCCAGCTCGGCAACCCCGCCGGCGCGCTGCTGGCGACCGGTTCGTTCGGCCTCATCACCGCCTGGGACACCGACCTGCTCTACACCTGGGGCTGGCGCCTGCCGTTCCTGGCCTCGATCGTGCTGGTCCTGGTGGGCCTGTTCATCCGCCTGAAGGTGGAGGAGTCGCCGGTCTTCGCCGCGGTCCAGGAGGGGACGGGCGAGCCCGAGGGCCTGCCCGTGCGCGAGGCCGTGCGCACCTCCTGGCGTTCGCTGCTGCTGGGCATCGGCGTCCTGCCGGTCGCGGTGGGCGGCTACTACGTCGTCACCACGTTCCTGCAGGCCTACGGGGTGACCGAGGTCGGTATCAGCGAACAGGTCATCCTCAACGGCCTGACCCTGGCGGCGTTCGTGGAGCTGGTCGCCACCCTGGGGGTGTCGTGGCTGGGCGACCGCTTCGGGACCGTGCGCGTGGTCACCGTGGGCCTGGCGGCCGTGGCCGTCCTCGCGCTGCCGCAGTTCCTGGTCATGTCGACCGGCAGCACCGCGCTGATCCTGCTCATGCTGTGCGTCATGCGCCTGGCGATGGCCACCGTCTACGGGCCGATCGCCCGTGTGCTCGCCCAGATGTACCCGCCGCGGGTGCGCTACACGGCGATCTCGATCGCCTACCAGGTCGCCGGCGCCCTCTTCGGCGGGCTCTCGCCGCTGGTGTGCACGGCGCTGTTCGCCGCGACCGGCAGCATCCTGCCCGTCGTGGGGCTGTTGGTCGCGATGGCGCTGGTGAGCATCGTGTGCCTGCACCGGGCACCGCGCCACCGCGACGCCGAACTGCTGTCCGCCTGA
- a CDS encoding PucR family transcriptional regulator, which yields MITVRDITGAPDLEVRAVAGRAGLDRPIRWAHVTELHDPVHWLRGGELVLTAGLGLGAAADDQRAYVRRLHDAGCVGVGVALDDPGDTVPPAVVAEGDRLGLPVLAVEGETPFIAVVEAVAAHHAAERGRAQSRVLTAQDAMARAALRSGPAGVVTTLASSTGGRSLLLDRNGMTSAASPAAEQPWHRLVRSTVAGTARRPRGMAVLDHEGAAVLLQNLGPAGRTLGWLALHCGAEVTAHTRMLANHAASLLAVDLLHSRDTRRALHRQRAPHVAAAVSGRAAPPLTLPDPPWEVVVLPCEDPRALVDEAADALSDVLGATDAADRAGLCALADAVVAVLPASPGPRTGSGPRAGAEAHTDPGPRTDTEARTGTGPHAGAGPHAGERLLRALAHAPNAPRGAGACGARGVADLPSALTRARQAASEGYRNTDEADAWDLFRSAVPREGARAFTDSVLGPLHQHDRRHGTDLAHTLLHYLDHGAQVEAAARDLGVHRNTLRSRLRTAERVLGRPLDAPRTRLELWTALSLAPMPCRDRTWHA from the coding sequence GTGATCACCGTTCGCGACATCACCGGGGCGCCGGACCTGGAGGTCCGCGCGGTGGCGGGGCGCGCCGGGCTCGACCGGCCGATCCGCTGGGCGCACGTGACCGAGCTGCACGACCCCGTCCACTGGCTCCGGGGCGGCGAGCTCGTCCTGACCGCGGGCCTCGGCCTGGGCGCCGCCGCCGACGACCAGCGCGCCTACGTCCGCCGCCTGCACGACGCCGGATGCGTCGGGGTGGGCGTGGCCCTGGACGATCCCGGCGACACCGTCCCGCCCGCCGTCGTCGCCGAGGGCGACCGCCTGGGCCTGCCCGTCCTCGCCGTGGAGGGCGAGACGCCCTTCATCGCCGTGGTCGAGGCGGTCGCCGCCCACCACGCCGCCGAGCGCGGCCGGGCCCAGAGCCGCGTGCTCACCGCCCAGGACGCCATGGCGCGCGCGGCCCTGCGCTCGGGGCCGGCCGGGGTCGTCACCACCCTGGCCTCCTCGACCGGAGGGCGGTCGCTGCTGCTGGACCGCAACGGCATGACCAGCGCCGCGTCCCCGGCCGCCGAGCAGCCCTGGCACCGGCTCGTGCGCTCCACGGTGGCCGGCACCGCCCGGCGCCCGCGCGGCATGGCGGTGCTCGACCATGAGGGGGCGGCGGTCCTGCTCCAGAACCTGGGTCCGGCCGGACGGACCCTCGGCTGGCTGGCCCTGCACTGCGGCGCCGAGGTCACGGCGCACACCAGGATGCTCGCCAACCACGCCGCGTCCCTGCTGGCGGTGGACCTGCTGCACTCGCGTGACACCCGGCGCGCCCTGCACCGGCAGCGCGCGCCCCATGTGGCCGCGGCGGTCTCCGGCCGCGCCGCGCCCCCGCTCACGCTGCCCGACCCGCCCTGGGAGGTGGTGGTCCTGCCGTGCGAGGACCCCCGTGCACTGGTCGACGAGGCGGCCGACGCCCTGTCCGACGTGCTCGGGGCCACCGACGCGGCCGACCGCGCGGGACTGTGCGCGCTGGCCGACGCGGTCGTGGCCGTGCTGCCCGCGAGTCCCGGACCGCGTACGGGCTCCGGACCGCGCGCCGGGGCGGAAGCGCACACCGACCCCGGACCGCGCACGGACACGGAAGCGCGCACGGGTACCGGACCGCACGCCGGGGCGGGGCCGCACGCCGGGGAGCGCCTGCTGCGCGCGCTGGCCCACGCGCCGAACGCCCCGCGGGGCGCCGGCGCCTGCGGTGCGCGCGGGGTTGCCGACCTGCCCTCGGCGCTGACCCGGGCCCGCCAGGCCGCGTCGGAGGGCTACCGCAACACCGACGAGGCCGACGCCTGGGACCTGTTCCGTTCGGCGGTGCCTCGGGAGGGCGCGCGGGCCTTCACCGACTCCGTGCTCGGACCCCTGCACCAGCACGACCGCCGCCACGGCACCGACCTCGCGCACACGCTGCTGCACTACCTCGACCACGGGGCGCAGGTCGAGGCCGCCGCCCGCGACCTGGGCGTGCACCGCAACACCCTGCGGTCCCGGCTGCGCACCGCCGAACGCGTCCTGGGCCGCCCCCTGGACGCCCCGCGCACCCGCCTTGAACTGTGGACGGCTCTGAGCCTGGCGCCCATGCCCTGCCGCGACCGGACCTGGCACGCCTGA
- a CDS encoding DUF4352 domain-containing protein: MDPRAPNRPPPSTPRHRLTFLVAAVLAVLVAAAGGTALAFTLSPLWTQSSQVVQESAPPPEEQAEPPTRPSASEPATDTDTAGAVPESVPPEAYTGSSTRVGTLLLQVERCYTDTHITDGFAFEDDAPEGMEFHIYRLTVTNEGNAPTTFDTEGTTGTTTDGRTLHNDQDAEFTVAWDYFWDDIEPGASVTSYVLFTAPTGTEFTEVLVSGEGLLEPDE; the protein is encoded by the coding sequence ATGGATCCTCGGGCCCCGAACCGGCCGCCCCCGAGTACTCCGCGCCACCGGCTCACCTTCCTGGTGGCGGCGGTTCTGGCCGTGCTCGTGGCCGCGGCCGGCGGCACCGCGCTGGCGTTCACCCTCTCGCCCCTGTGGACCCAGTCGTCCCAGGTGGTCCAGGAGTCCGCGCCGCCCCCGGAGGAGCAGGCCGAACCGCCCACCCGGCCCTCCGCCTCCGAACCCGCGACGGACACCGACACCGCCGGAGCGGTCCCCGAGTCGGTGCCGCCGGAGGCCTACACCGGCAGCAGCACCCGCGTGGGCACGCTGCTCCTCCAGGTCGAGCGGTGCTACACCGACACCCACATCACCGACGGCTTCGCGTTCGAGGACGACGCCCCCGAGGGCATGGAGTTCCACATCTACCGGCTCACCGTCACCAACGAGGGCAACGCGCCGACCACCTTCGACACCGAGGGCACCACCGGGACGACCACCGACGGCCGGACCCTGCACAACGATCAGGACGCCGAGTTCACCGTCGCCTGGGACTACTTCTGGGACGACATCGAACCGGGTGCCTCCGTGACGTCCTACGTGCTGTTCACCGCGCCCACCGGGACGGAGTTCACCGAGGTCCTGGTCTCCGGCGAAGGGCTCCTCGAACCCGACGAGTAG